The Porites lutea chromosome 7, jaPorLute2.1, whole genome shotgun sequence genome includes the window TGACTGACGCATTGAAGAATGGAGTGATAAGAGCCGCAGCGCTTGACGTGACAGAACCAGAGCCTCTGCCGAGAGATCATCCATTGTTGAAAATGGCGAACGTTACTTTGACACCACACTTTGGATCAGCAACTGCAAACACGAGAATGAAAATGATGGAGCTGGTTGTGATGAATTTACGCGCTGGCTTAAATGGCGAGGAGCTACCTTTTGGGGTCAATTGATAAGAGTAAGGTTTGTTGTAGCCTTTTAACTATATTCTCCgtaatttttgggaaaattagAACGCACAAAAGTTAAACAgtaaaatcgcgaaatttagtACAACATTATAATGTAAAACAGTCAAAGAtttatacagtagaacctcgatgactcgaactcggataactcgaattccccgctaactcgaactaaatttcctttcagcGTTCgaccggggttctactgtagttcCTCTGAGTCtcagaaaaaataacttttttgttcACTTCGAATTTTGGTATAGTTTTCTTCCCCTgttcgatttaaaaaaaagtattttttgagcAACAAATTTCTCAGTTCCTTGTTAAGCAAATCTGTgtatataattaaaaaattgaagaaaatatgACTAAGACTAATGATTACTTGAGGAACACAAACTTGATTTCAAAGAAGTCTTTTCTTCCTTACTGTCACTAATGGCGGACAGTTTTTAAAACTGCGTTTTGGAAATCATTCCGGATTGAGTAAGTGAAGGCCTCGAAAATAGTTTAATGTTAGGGGCTGTTTAACAGTGTAAAAAATTGGGAGACCGAGACGAAGGGTTTCCTTGGCGACTTAATAAGTAACCTATTAAACTTTGGAAACAAATCTCCGAACAGTCAAACGCGATGGGGGAAACTTCTCTTTTATTGTTTAGCCTTGTGACTGTTTAGTTTTATATCACAGATTCACAGAAGATGTCAAAATGTGGGAGGGATTTACAAAGCTTTGTCCTTCTTTTAAACTTCTTAACAGCAGCGTTAACATGCGAGCAAGCACGTGGGAAGTGTGCTAGGAATAGGCGAGGGGATTGTGAAGGGTCGGTGGGGTCGAGAGCGACGCCTTTTCCCTCCCTTGAACAGAGCTCACTCAGGCTACAACTCAATGCTGATATTATTTTTCCTCCCAGGACCTAATAAAAGTACCCTATCTCTACTCATTATAGTTACAGAAGCTTCCTTGCAATCCATACTCCCTTAGAGTTCTCCGCAGAGCCAGGGTGAGCCAACCCATTATCTTGAGGATATACCTTAGCACAGTCCGGCCAGTTTTAGAGTATGCTGTACCAGTCTGGCAGAACATCCCTGCTTACCTGTCCGAAGCCATAGAGCGAGTGCAAAAAATGGCGCTTAACATAATCTACCCCGAGGCAGAGTCATATGCTCATGCCTTACAGTTAGGTAAAGTAGATAGGTTAGATAGGTTAGTACTCTTGTGCTACAAATATATGGCGAAAATGAAGTCCCCCAGCCACCCTCTGCACCACCTACTTCCCAGCCCACTTCTGGACGCGCCTAACTACACCTTAaggcagaaaacacaaaagtaTTGTCTTTTCCGGAACATGCAGGTCTGTAGGACAAAGAGAGCGGAGGActtctttacatttaaattttttaagttattcaattgttattttcattgttataaCTGTAAATTACTATACTCAAGATAATAGTTGCCTTAAGATTGTAAAATGTACTCGATAATTCAGTTCTTTTTACTGCAAGAgagttttaataaactattcAAACTAATTGGCTAAGAAGGAAACTGAGCGTTAGGACGCAATTTAAAGATTGACTCAAAGACGCCATCGTCTTTCTCATTACCCTTTGTCGGTCTCTGTACAGTTGAGAGATAAATCTTGGGACAAACAAAGTTTAATAGGTttcaaaataacaatttaaaggACTCGAGCAATACTTTTATATTAATGTGCCACTACTGCCGACAGATTTAAGCTCATCAGCTAAAATCTAAATTAAAACCCATGCCCCACAGTACAAATGCGATTAATAATACCAATACGTATACGCTAGCAATGGTATTGGAACGACCTTCAAGGCTGTTTTATTAAACATGAAAAATCAGCAACAAAACATGATTATAGTCAGTGATTTTCTGAGATCCTACATGTTAACTGTCTTGCTAGAAAAATGTACGTACATACAGATAAAGGATAccttacacattatttttaaaactaatggCATTGATATTTGTCGTAGACCTTATACTCAAAGTAAAAAAAGTGCATCTTTATTCACTTCCTGTGTGAGGACACTCAGCGACCAAGGACCTCAGACAAGTGAAATTCGGTCATTCGAGTTGCTTTAAACAAATGAACTCCGGTCGTTGAGAAAGGTCTGCCCGGTTGCTGGATGTATTTCGCTCCGGTAGGCAAGGGGTGGATGCTTCCCGGCCCTCCCTGTCCCTTAAATTGTAGAGTTCCGTTCCGGACTCCTGCCCTTATTTGATCCAGAAGTCTAGACAAAAGGCTCTGGCAAATGGCATGCCGGTTCCCCGCGCGAGCTAAAGCAAATCGTCGAGGAATCATCCGGTTTATCACATCTTTGACGATGGGAACTCAAGCAAGACCTCTGGTGGCTCGTACTCCCATAATCGAACTCCCGGCTGAACTTCAGAAAACGATTAAGGAAGCTTCAAAAGACTTTGAAGTGATAAATATCGAGTTGGATCAAATCACGAAAGAAATGGCCCGCAGAGTCGAAGGATTGTTACTCTACACTCCGGCTTATTTACCAGTTAATTCAAAGGTGATGGGTTATTTTCCTAATCTCAAAGTTATCAGCAACTGTGGAGTTGGTATTAACCACATCGATACAGCAGCCGCTACTGAACGTGGAATTGCCGTCGGGAACACACCAGATGTTGTTACTGATTGTTCAGCCGATTTGGCGTTCTCCCTTTTGTTGGCTTCTGCTCGAAACGTTGTAGAAGGAGACAGGATTGCAAAAAGTCCAGAAACAAAAGAGGTAATTTTGCTATAATATAAAGTCAAAGAAACGGTTGCATTGTATTtgagaaaatgttttaatttgttttgcatgTTTGCGCGGTCGTTTTGAGGCTACAGTTTACAGTCAAACCGGGTCAAGCGTACGCCccaagattccattaatgaatttatttttccaaagtTTAATCCGTTGGTAGACGTAAATTTCAGgttcatctctgcattcttgcatgcgtaatgagccgtgaattcacacgcgaagCAGTTATATTAAAATTTCTACCacctcagtttccctgaattcgACGTAAATGTCTTCGAAGCAATTTTATCCCtgcaaagattttcaatctgaccaaatactgagaagttcttgtaaaatattcactgctcattacgcatgtaGGAATGccaatttgaatttgacaccagttacgggaacaaCTAAAGGTTTCAATTCTccaataatcaattcattaatacaATTTTGGGGGGATGCGCTTGACCCGCCTTGACTGTAACTCGTCAATGATCTATGACACCCACTGTATTGTGTGACTGCTTTTAAAATTTACATGTGTGTTTTGAAAATAGTACTAAATACCAACCAAGACATGCACACAGACATGATTGCGACCATGACAGCCTTTAttacaacatgtaaataggtAATCACTCAATATAGGcacaattttaaaatgaaacagcaaAACTAGTTACACTCAAATGGAACAAACAAAGGCATACGTCATAATTTGTAAAAAGAGAATGACTGTCACGCATAAAGTAAAACATGAAGTAACTTGAGATCAGGCATTCTCTCTAACAGCTCACAAGTTTGTGCTCACTGCGGCAAGATTTTGGCCgcaacgctgattggctgttagaacaatgccacaagatctgattggctcttgGAATCAACGGAAGTTATAAAAAAGCGCTTATTCTTCGCGTGGTTGTTCGCGAATGATCAGCCGTAtgcggagagaaggatcgacTTTGCTGtcttttctattgttttatgTTCTTATGGTTGGAAAATGTGCTTTAATATGTGCCACGGAAATTCAGAAAAATTCagatggttgttcatatcttctcaggatttgctttatttacggaactaatgtgagtgtatcgcagagttgaatccctctgccAATTGTTGACCGCGAACAATGTGTAGAAtgtgccttttgatttaccaacaaacgagtgcaaatcaaaatactgtccatcttaaaactggtttcatttgaaagtttagcctggaatgacttctctgaacggggtacgcaagcggaggctcactgcgaaagaaacctcaatcgccaactgtgaagtattagacgaaaaatatcgcatcgctgtacatgttcaaggaattttttgtAGGCATTATTATAAGCTAATGGCGCTAGTCTTAAGGTAACAGACttgttgtttgccttcgctttttgtaaaaaataaaccaggaaaaccggtgtcctcgctcgttggctgtttgctgtttgttgATTTCGATTAATAAATTGGGCGAGCTTTTCAGACCTGCAGTGTCACACAACTAAAGAGAACTCTAAAGtgtgtttgtaatattgtttttcgttttgtttataggTCAGTTGAGCATGCATTTTAGTAGAGTCGTTTCGTCTTCCCAAATTGGCAGATAATATTTACCTGGAtgtgtaaaaaatatattttttagacGTTTGTTTCTCTAGTCAATTCGCAAATTGCAAGTGTACTCACGGGACTAAATCAGCTAAATTAAATGCACTTGAAAATTCGTTTGGTTTGTTCTGAGATAATTTATATAATCAGGCTTTGAAAAAGTTTGCGATTCTTTTCTCCAAGATTTTTAAAGATTTGTGTACTGAAAATCGGGCAAAATTGCCGTGGAAAATACaaaggcaacagaaaaatataaatttcagtattttaaattcgagcgcgcctagccaaaatattaaaactagaacatcgtgtcgccacgtcttttcgaaaacgtttcaccttctacgccaacagaaataaccttcaagatctcctttaatctcgtatgaagttaaatgtgattgtgctgactattttatttttagttaaaaaattaaaaggtaaaAGCTGTTTCTTAAagcaaagatttactttttgtttaccttcaacctagtgtaaaaaagaattcgtaaaacctcgctattttgactttacaatgaATATACAACTAAAAACTACCCAGGGAGGGTAGAGTGGAAAAACTAGTAAATGCCAGCTACTTATGACTGTTTGCTAGCCGGGCTATCTTGCAAGTGAGTTTATAAGATGCTAGGCCCTGAATTTATACAAGCGTGCTTGTACTTTTACTGGCATTGAGTACAAAAGCTGATCGTAAAAACACTGGATACTTCGTGACGAGTAAAATATAACCTGATATGCCAGACGGAATAGTACTCAGTCTATGTAAAACTTGTACTAAGGTTAAGGCTGTCTTAGTCCCAGTACCCCATGTTTGATATTTAATTAGAAGAACATCACCAACCTGATGCCAACTGAAAATATAACCACGAGTTTCTAGTTTTCAGAATGAtttcattaaaataattttaggtTTTGGTTTCATCaccgtcttttttttcttacattgcAAACTTAATTTGTAAATTTGCTGGAAGATTTATTTAATAGGCATAGGATGCTATGACGAATTATGACTGCAGAATTTTAAACAAGATACTATATGAGGAGCTCCAGGCATAATGTCGGTATAATGCTAATATTTTCTTTGCAAACTCATATCAAAGACTGTAGCTTGGATGATTATTTAGTTGCTGCGAGAGGGAATCAAGGAGAATGACCGCTTCAGCCGagcataattttaagcataataTCATGGTTTGACGGGTTAGgctgaaaagaataaaattcGATTTCACGAGCATAATCCGTGAGGATTGAGAAATGACAACTCAAAAAAAGCTTATACGAATGACAATGTAATTGACATTTGGCACCAAAGCAAAGATgctcaaccctttaagccctaggagtgatcagcatcaaatttctcctcgtgatatcaatgctttgtaaaacagagtggtcatgagaattacagacatgatcacacaagatgaatttgcttaaTTTTTATCAAGTTCACCCCACtgcttctgtaggaaatgaataggggcaacaaatgagaattcaaattttgatcttagggtttaaagggttaagtggcAAAGCAAACTCTTTCCCGGGGACCGCTGGACCCTGGGAAGAGTCtcttttatcaaagaactgacGAATATTTTTTTACGATTATAACTCGTAATGAATATActaacaataattttatattttttgaacTGGTGGATGGACCTTATCATCTTTTTTCCTGGGTAAATTGCTACAAGTTCAACTGTACAATACGATGCACCCGATATCGAAGAGTgcagggttcgaatcccggcaagcctgaatttttttagggCTTTCTTTTAGCAACTGCATGAGTTGCGTCTTCAGTTGCATTGATCTTTCCATCTATATATTTAGTTTATATggatacgttttttttttaatttaaatagttTCTTCATTTGCATGGCTATTTTGGAAGTAAAGTTAGTGGATCAACCATTGGCATTGTTGGCTTGGGAAGAATTGGTAGCGCTGTGGCAAAACGGGCAAACGGCTTTGGAATGAAAGTTCTTTATCACAACAGAAACAGGCGTAAAGCAGATGACGAGAAAAAACTTGGTAAGATACTTTGTTCGTGTACAAGATGCTCCCCTTTTGAGTACATCTTCAATCGTTCAATCCGCTACCCTTTTTAAAGCAAGAACCTGATTCATTTCGTTTCGCATACAGAATTGTGTTCTGGAATATCCAGTAAGCATGGAATTAGATTTCTATTCCTTAtgtacttactttgtcaaatgtaggcgaacccaaatggagttgaattccaagggaccatatccaagttcaagagcgaaaagaagaataaatttcgttgttgcttgtttacgttatccataaaacgcaaaattaggcatcttcacgtcgtagtcttgcaaaaatggcaaagaaatgcaaaaatagaagcgtgatgcacgggcaaagttgttgttttgcttattaaccctattgttttgttgaagttctcgttgccgtcttgTCGTTGGATATTCGTAGTCATCACGTGGACGCGCATGCTCGATGGAAAAGCAAACGGTTACTCGCAGTGGTTTCTTTCCCATCGaagcgtagcgtccggcctggagaaaccactgctcgcagggtagttaTCGGAAGTCGACTGTAGTAAATTGTAAACCCTGTTTTAAATTCAAGACCGGCCTGAAAACCACATCCCGTTAAGCGGTTCTTCAACCGAATCGGAGCAGAGGAAAAATATTCTGATAATCTACCTTACTTTCCAGATGCCCATTTTTGCACCACTTTGTCAGATCTGTTACCTCAGTCAGATTTTGTAGTACTATGTACACCGCTTACATCTGAAACGAGACACTTAATAGCAGCAAAGGAGCTGTCCCTAATGAAACCAACCGCAACATTGGTTAATATTGCACGTGGAGGAGTTGTTAATCACGATGACTTGACTGACGCATTGAAGAATGGAGTGATAAGAGCCGCAGCGCTGGACGTGACAGAACCAGAGCCTCTGCCGAGAGATCATCCATTGTTGAAAATGGCGAACGTTACTTTGACGCCACACTTTGGATCAGCAACTGCAAACACGAGAATGAAAATGATGGAGCTGGCTGTGATGAATTTACGCGCTGGCTTAAATGGCGAGCAGCTACCTTTTGGGGTCAATTGATAAAAGTAAGGTTTCTTGTAGCCTTTTAACTATATTCTCCGTAATTCTTGCGAAAATTAGAACGCACAAAAGTTAAAATCGAGAAATTTAGTACAACATTATAATGTAAAACAGTCACAGATTTATGTACAGTAGGACCTCGATGACTCGAACTCGGCcgaactcgaattccccgctaactcgaactaaatttcctttcagcGTTCgaccggggttctactgtagttcCTCTGAGTCgcagaaaaaataacatttttgttcACTTCGAATTTCGGTATAGTTTTCTTCCCCTGTtcgattttaaaaaagtattttttgagcAACAAATTTCTCAGTTCCTTGTTAAGCAAATCTGTgtatataattaaaaaatggaagaaaataTGACTAATGATTACTTGAGGAACATAAACTTGATTTCAAAGAAGTCTTTTCTTCCTTACTGTCACTAATGGCGGACAGTTTTTAAAACTTGGTTTTGGAAATCATTCCGGGTTGAGTAAGTGAAGGCCTCGAAAATAGTTTACCAGTGTAAAAAATTTGGAGACCGAGACGAAGGGTTTCCTTGGCGACTTAATAAGTAACTTATTAAACTTTGGAAACAAATCTCCGAACAGTCAAACGCGATGAGTGAAACTTCTCGTTTATTGTTTAGCCTTGTGACTGTTTAGTTTTATATCACAAACAAGGTTTTAGCCAGAAGGCTGTCCAGCCGTCTTATGGACGgccattttttgaagaaatacaaggaaaatgTACTTAATCTCTTATTATTTTATGGGAAAACATGCCTTCTGGACGGCCAAATTTCAATGTCTGGCTAAAAGCCTGATCACAGAAGATGTGTAAATATGGGAGGGATTTACAAAGCGTTTGTCTTTCTTGTAGACTTCTTAACAGTAGTGTTAACATGCGAGCAAGCACGTGGGAAGTATGTTAGGAATGGGCGAGGGGATTGTGAAGGGTCGAGAGCGACGCCTTTTCCGGTCCCTCCCTTGAACAGAGCTCACTCAGGCTACAACTCAATGCTGATATTATTTTTCCTCCCAAGACTTAATAAAAGTACCCTCCCTTTACTCCTTACAACTACAGAAGCTTCGTTGCGATTGGCTAAGAAGGAAAGAGCGTTAGGACCGAATTAAAAGGTTGACTCAAAGCCGCCATCCTCTTTCTCATTATCCTTTGTCGGTCTCTGTACAGTTAAGAGATAAATCTTGGGATAAACAAAGTTTAATAGGTtccaaaataacaatttaaaggACATTGAGTAATACTTTTATATTAATGTGCCACTGCCGATAGATTTAAGCTAATCAAAAACCCATGCCCTACAGTACAATAGCGATTAATAATACCAAAACTTATACGCTAGCAATGATATTGGCCTGGTACGATGTTCAAAGCAGTTTTATCTAGCATGAAAAATCATCTACAAAACATGATTATAGTCAGTGATTTTCTGAGATCCTACATGTTAACTGTCTTTCTAGAAAAATGTACGTAAATACAGATTAAGGATACCttacacattatttttcaaACTAATGACATTGATATTTGTCGTAGACCTTATACTTAAGATCGATTTTATTCGGTATATTTCCGCAAACCACGAACGTCAAGAAGTCACGTAACTAGTGCCTTGCCGTCAGGTTTGCGGTTTGTGATTCACGTTTGTACGGCTAGACCACGCTCTAGAGGTAAGTGATTTACCGCAAGAATGAAACCAAACATGGCAGCCGCGAGCTACCACTCGCGAAAGTCCCACACGTAGGCAGAAAGGTAACGTGAAACCGCAAACCAAAAACCGCGGTTTGCCGTCGACAGTAAGATGGCCAAACCTCAATCTTAAACAATCTAATACATGTATAAAGCATTGGCGGTGCAGTTTCTATCCTTGCAGTAATGAAAGCTGCTCGACTTTTAAGGGTCGAATCGAGTATATTTTGTCTGGAGTACATTGAGAAAACTAAATATTACATATTTCCTGTAATCACATAAAGTCTTTCATTGGCATGAAATATCCGTTGGTGTTTCCTTGCTAGTAGAGGTCTCTCACGGCAAGGGGAGAaggagaggaaagaaaaaacgcaTAGGCGGCCGGCAGAGGTCTCTATCTTTTCTATCATTTTTGGGGTCATGTAGTCACCATGCAATGGTGCGtttccctgaccccaaacaaaactaaaacaattggaagaatgacatgctattgtttcctgcgaccaattaggagagaccttacgagcTGCTCCTACACTACCCGTTGTCTTGCCGTGAGAgtcctctgctagcagggaacttTTGTGTTACTATAGCTGGAATATGAATACGAAAGTATAGAGTTTAAGATATATGTTAcacttataaaatgaaaaatgcccACAGTTCCTTTTTACCCGTTAATCAAGATCGGTAGTTTAAGAACACTGAAGGAAAACTGGATAAACAGGGTCCGACACACCCCCTACAGAGCCAAGAATGAGGGTCAATTTTTTCGTGGAGAAGTATATAAAGAGTGTAATTATTCACTATTTACCCACGTTGTTGATTGGAATAGAACATCAAAGTTCTTTCTCATCTTTTACACCAGCCCTGCACCATTTTTAACATAGGACATCATCTGTTTTATAACGTaggcgagcagtctcttatttctCGTTCCACAGCTCAGTGGGTTAGTTGTGTGCATACTTTGCGAGACGCGAGAAGCGATGGTGGCTTAAACAAGCAGCCTTTTTTATCCTTCGTGCGTGTTTGTCACGATGGACTAATAACAAAAGTTAAGAGATTGCTCGTACTCTACAGTGTTCTATATACTTTCTACGGTATTAGATCCCGGATAATTACCTACCCGCCTTACCTTGAGAAAGCATGCGAAATGATTTCTATGCGCTCAACTCAAAGGTTCGAGTTTAATTCGATTGCTCCATAATCACTGGTTAGGTTACCTCTTGTTATGGTATCAGGGTCATAGCTAGCAAACATCACAATGTGCACTCCCATTAGCAGAGCAAATGAAGACAAGATGTGCCAAAGATCGTGGTAGTCATAGAAATCAATAATAATGCATTTGTGGTTCTTATTACGAGATATCTCTGGAGTTTCTGCTTTATCTGTTGTCGGTAAGCCAATGAAAAATGCCAAGGCTGAACTTCCTAATGCAACGGTTGTTAATACATAAATAATAACGCAAATAAGTTTTTTATACCTACGGTCACGCCACAAACAATAGCATGATTTACCGAGTTTCCAACAAATAACAATTACGCTCTCTGTAATGCAGGTGAACAAAAGCGCGTGTGGAAGGCTATCGATAAACTTTTTAACGCTAAACAGACAAAACATCAAGACTGCGAGGTTAAGACCAATCATTAGACAAATCAATTTGCACCCTTTCATATTTTGTAGAGAGTAATCGTCAGGGTTCCAAGAAACTATACAACACCGTTTGCAGCATTTGCTTCTAACCCAACGCCAAAAGATTAACAAGCACCAGTTTTCAAGATACAATTTATAGCCAACCCAGTTAAAGATAAAGAAACCCCAAAGAGCAAGTGGTGTAGCCCAGGCCGCTGTTGGAATTAACCCTTCTTTGGAGTGATTCAGTGAACCGAGATAGTTTAAAATATAAAGTGGAACTATAAAACCAAGGTAGAAATTTGATGCTCCCACGTGACCTCCCCTCTCTCCAGCATGGTTTAACTGAATGCCATTATACATTACAACGACAATCAAGCCTGAAGTAACAAACATAAACGCTGAATCGAACTGAAATGTCATCTTAGTCGGGCAGAGATGATAAAGCATTGAAAACAACCCCTCGAAAAGCAATGCCCAGGAAAAAGCGTAACCTATTGAAAAGGAAATTCTCCTCTTATGCGCCTCAGTACTATTACATTCCGCATTTTCTGCTACGGGTGGTGGCTGAGtttgtctaattttttttgcagcGAGCCAGTAATTCTGACTCCATATACCAAACAGACAACGCTAAAATAAAGGCATGCAGTATATAAGCGAAGTTGCTACTCATTAAATTGAACGGAATATCATAATATAATACCCTGTAACAAAAGTCGTTGTAGTAACAATGGTCTCTATCGCCTTCTTGAATCATCAAATACCAATCTGCATAAACAAACTGAAAAGCTCCCACCATCAAGACGCAACCGACAATGCATGTGATGTACGAATACGTTTTATGTCCTCCAGCAAACCAGTAGGTACAGAGAACTTTACACATGGCTCTGCAGACATCTTTACCGGTCACTGGTTCAATGTGAGAACCCAATGGACTGACGTGTGGTTCTTTAAAACAGTACAGAGCCCAGACAGCTACAATGCCACCGAAGAAAAAGGGTGCCAAGCATATGAATGACATGGGCCCCCCATACGAGTAATTAAATGATCTTGTCACCGTTAATGTTCCAGTTTTACTAGCATTTAATGGCGTTGTACCTGCAGCGTTGTTCAGTGCAAGGCCAATGTACCAGCTGGCTGTGGAGTCGGTCAAAGGGGGAATAGATACCTTGGATAAAGTGATACGTCCTTTCTTTGCGAACGAAAGACGAATAGACTCGCCTTTATAGTCCACAACTCGTATGTTGTCCTTATTAACGTCCTGACAGATCCGTGAAACTTTCATGTAAGAGGGGACATCCGATTCTGAAGTAACCGTTATATCAAGCTGAGTCTTTGAGATGTCCTTAGGTGGGGTAAACTGAAATACATTTACAGTATTCCACTCGAATATGCTGAAAGGTTTTTCTTCATTGAGTTCTATTTCATAGTCTTGAGATGCTTCTATTGTGAAACGTACCCCTGGTGTTCCTGAAAACGTAAGGTGTTTTTTTGCGAAGTCGTTGCTTGAACGAGAAGGGCATAACGGCAGCCCTGTCCACCGCTCGCTAATTGCAGATTTTGGAATGTCCAGGTGACCCTGTAGGAAGGACTCGTCTTCATCAAGTACTGATAGGTGAAGAGACCCTGTCAACAGGGAATCACAGTAATTTATGGTAACTATTGAGGAACTATGCAACCCTTCGTACAGACAAAGTTAAAGGCGAAAACAATAtacacttaatgactggtcagGAGGAAAAAAGAATCTGAATGTTTTTCAAGGCGGAGCCGAGGTAaccttagcctgttccaggcgttcagatagtagagcgcggcggtcagtggggagcgagttaaattgTTTTTTCCTTCGTGAATTATTCTCcagcgctctactatctgaacgcctaacactgttaccctctgacgtcgtagattttgcaatgttgcctgGCAGtgcccgctcagagattttggccgAATACAGTtccattgttagatgtcatgtgaccttgaaGTAACCAATCAGATAgcgcgcgctgttgggaaaaacATTTGCAGCTGTATCAAATGAGTGTTACCTGTCCGTGTGAAATCAGTTTTTGTTCAGTTTATTCAAACCAATTGTGACCGAATGATTTAACGTAGGTGTTTCTATTGGACAGTTACTCCAGCATAGTTACTATGCTATTTTGTTTTGGGCGAGGGCAAGGTCGAAAATCAAACAACAACATACAAGGCAGAATAAACTGTCGGTCTTTTGATAACCATTGCACTTTACTTATTAAAGTAAATAGTTTTTGTGGTTGGTAATGCGGGGTACCCTTATAAAGGCAAATAGTACTCTTACATAATTCATAATTAATTTATGTAGGCCAACACTGGGTTTTCGAATTGTGAGTCTTACAAATCCGAGGTCAGGTTTTTAGTAACTTCAGTCCGTGTCTCATTCTCTGCTACGCAGTGGTATTTCGTGATATCGTCTATCGGTCGTTAATTTTCGGGGG containing:
- the LOC140944692 gene encoding uncharacterized protein encodes the protein MPVPRAGVNRRGIIRFITSLMMGTQARPLVARIPIIQLPPELQKTMKEASKDFEVINIDLDQVTKEMARRVEGLLLYMPVNLRINSKVMDYFPNLKVISNCGVGINHIDVAAATERGIAVGNTPDVLTDCTADLAFSLLLASARNVVEGDRIARGPETKEFLHLHGYFGSKVSRSTIGIVGLGRIGSAVAKRANGFGMKVLYHNRNRRKADEKKLDAHFCTTLADLLPQSDFVVLCTPLTPETRHLIAAKELSLMKPTATLVNIARGGVVNHDDLTDALKNGVIRAAALDVTEPEPLPRDHPLLKMANVTLTPHFGSATANTRMKMMELVVMNLRAGLNGEELPFGLQKLPCNPYSLRVLRRARVSQPIILRIYLSTVRPVLEYAVPVWQNIPAYLSEAIERVQKMALNIIYPEAESYAHALQLGKVDRSLDKRLWQMACRFPARAKANRRGIIRFITSLTMGTQARPLVARTPIIELPAELQKTIKEASKDFEVINIELDQITKEMARRVEGLLLYTPAYLPVNSKVMGYFPNLKVISNCGVGINHIDTAAATERGIAVGNTPDVVTDCSADLAFSLLLASARNVVEGDRIAKSPETKEFLHLHGYFGSKVSGSTIGIVGLGRIGSAVAKRANGFGMKVLYHNRNRRKADDEKKLDAHFCTTLSDLLPQSDFVVLCTPLTSETRHLIAAKELSLMKPTATLVNIARGGVVNHDDLTDALKNGVIRAAALDVTEPEPLPRDHPLLKMANVTLTPHFGSATANTRMKMMELAVMNLRAGLNGEQLPFGVN